Within Lolium rigidum isolate FL_2022 chromosome 5, APGP_CSIRO_Lrig_0.1, whole genome shotgun sequence, the genomic segment TTTCCATGTGCTTCATTGGTTCAAGGATGTTCAAGCAACATTCTTCACACTGCCTGTGTGCCTCAAGGTCACTCTGTGTAATTGATCTACATTGTGTTTTATCTGAACATGTAGCTTATACTACTGTTTTATCAAGATCATGTTCATCACTTATCGGCATACACTGGTCTGTCCACTAGTTTGGTGAATCTTTGATATAAAGATTAATGCTTTGTCATTATAGGATCTCCCTCGCACGTTTCCTTGCCATCCTTGGTTGAACAGCGAGGCAGGTCAGGCATCTCTTCGACGTGTACTTGTTGGGTATTCGTTCCGTGATTCAGAAGTTGGGTATTGCCAGGTAACCATAGTGCCATGTCTAGTTTGCCAAATGTTATTTATTTCACAAAGGACCTTCTAACAGTTGTGTACTGCAGGGTTTAAATTATGTGGCTGCTCTATTGTTGCTCGTTATGAAGACAGAGGAAGATGCATTTTGGATGCTTGCTGTACTCTTGGAAAATGTTCTCGTCAGTGATTGTTATACTGATACTCTTAATGGATGCCATGTTGAGCAGCGAGTATTCAGAGATCTTCTAGCCAAAAATTGCCCACGGTATGTTTTTCCTTCATGCTATTATTTCTCACTGACAATAATGATCCTGTAATTGTGTACTATATTGGATTCTCCAAATGTTTCAGAATTCCTGCTCATCTTGAAGCAATGGGGTTTGATGTTTCGCTTGTTGCCACAGAATGGTTCTTATGCCTCTTCTCCAAAACATTGCCTTCAGAGGTTAGAAAATAGTTTACCTGATACCAGCGTTTACCTCATCCACCAGTGATGTCCCTGAACTCACTGTAAAATCATTTCACAATTACCACTGTTATTACTGTGAACAGACAACTCTCCGAGTGTGGGATGTTTTATTCAATGAAGGTGCAAAGGTCTTGTTCCATGTCGCTCTAGCAATTTTCAAGGTGTTCACTCAGGAAATTTTCTTCTCTGCATGCTATTCAGAAAGTGTTTGGATTCCTTGCCTATATGGTTGAAATAATACCTTATGATTGTTTGGCATTGTTTTGATTTCACTTTTCATAAATTCTTTAAAACTTGCAGATGAGAGAAGATGATCTTCTACGAATCCAACATATTGGTGATGTAATTGATGTTCTGCAAACAACTGCTCATCATCTATATGAGCCTGATGAGCTGCTCACGGTAATTATCCACTCTTTTGTACCGACAAATACTGAAGTAGCCAGTGATGATGCATACTGTTATAAACTTATACTTGGGACACTAAGAAGTTACATTAAAGTGAGAGTCAGAACTTTTGAGCTATCTCTGTAGTTTATCAAGTTGATGTTTCATGCTGAAAGCACTCAATTACCTAACATTGGAATCTGATTTATCCatctttcacttttttttttcctttcctagTTTGCGTTTGACAAGATTGGGTCCATGACTATGAACAAAAttacaaaagaaaggaaaaagcagGAGACGGTGGTCATGGCTGAGCGCGATCAAAGAACTAGACGGTTGAACTAGCTCAAGATGGATGCATGATGATGTGTAAAAAAGATACATGTTAGGATGCTGAGCCCTGTTTGTTTTGAAAGAACGGTGAAGACGACGTGGTGAGTCAGCACTTGGTTTCTTGTTACACTGGTTGTCTCAACGAGTAAGAAAAGGTGCTCACGCTCCGCCAAAAATAGAGGTGTCTGAGCTGATGCAAAAACTGCAATGTGGGTTTGTTTTTGAAACTTCATGTTGTGTGTGCGTGCGTGCCCCGTTCGTGTTGGTGAGATATGACGCCTTGGGAACTGGTTTGAAACATGTGTAAATCGTACAGCTTGTTGAAATCCTTTGGCAATGAGCCCTAAGTGCATGTAAATTTTGCAGGCATGAAATGGAGCTTTAAAAGTTTgtttattagggcatctccaactgagcgaccgtttgcgtccgcccgggccggaaatgcgtctggtaccacctccagcggggcgacgcatagtgaccgggccgtccgcagcgacgcgaacgtggcccaaatatgcgtcaggtttgcgtctctgcggatgctGCGCGGACGCAGCGGTCGTACGCCCGGTCCTTGCACGGGCCCGTCTGGCAGGGGCACagatgcttcgtcttccgcgatattacttacgggcggcgcgctgcagcttttctagggccgcgttaatggcgcgcctcggcttccgcgagcgtgcgctgctgggcggcgtcgcagtggcaggacattgaatGCAAGATAGCGTCCGAGCCTCTTTAAGGAAtgctgccggcgcccatttccccgaccacaccattgccagagcCCACACTAGccacccgaccgacgccatggggaagaaatgctggccattccacaagacgaagaacgaccatgaggctagcggctcgcggtccggcaagaagccacgggtcgggcggtacgtccgcatcgagctcgcgcgccgcctttcggaggaaaaccggtcggtgccatggccggacgcaaacctgcctggagagggctggtacctcaactccaggcgcgtgccggcccccccgtgccgcgcgagggccgagagcgccggGACGAGGTGCACCGctgccgagcgatcttgccgccagATCTCCAagaagatccggcgtacgcgctcaactcctacaattggatctcgttcgggacgcgggagttcgacgcgcgccgccgcgctggctacctcggcgacctcgagtacttcgaccgcgagatcgtcacggaagaagaggagaatgaccaggaggacgcggacgaggacgaggacgagcacgcgAAGTGTGCAAACTACGACCATGACGACGGCGTGCCGgcatgggatccggagacccagccgccggacattaccgaggaggaggccattgccatggcactggccaatagcgagctcgacgagctcaa encodes:
- the LOC124655419 gene encoding growth hormone-regulated TBC protein 1-like; this translates as MFGIQPRDLVDDFNPRRRRWSLWTTPPASMPTTSHNIRYKVPRKGHANAYHLSVKFEDLCGFMVEGNVDNVNALNEVRERIREQGRVWWALEASKGANWYLQPRISSNGGEGVIRATALKLSVLTNTVTKRRLIRKGVPPALRPKVWLSVSGAAKKRSTVPETYYDELIRATEGKTTPATRQIDHDLPRTFPCHPWLNSEAGQASLRRVLVGYSFRDSEVGYCQGLNYVAALLLLVMKTEEDAFWMLAVLLENVLVSDCYTDTLNGCHVEQRVFRDLLAKNCPRIPAHLEAMGFDVSLVATEWFLCLFSKTLPSETTLRVWDVLFNEGAKVLFHVALAIFKMREDDLLRIQHIGDVIDVLQTTAHHLYEPDELLTFAFDKIGSMTMNKITKERKKQETVVMAERDQRTRRLN